One Vallitalea pronyensis genomic region harbors:
- the mreB gene encoding rod shape-determining protein — translation MFGTDIGIDLGTANILVYIKGKGVILREPSVVAIDRDTNKILAVGSDARRMLGRTPGNIVAIRPLRQGVISDYTVTAKMIKYFVSKSVGKRLRKPRITVCVPSGVTEVEKRAVEDATYQAGARKVEIIEEPIAAAIGAGIDISKACGSMVVDIGGGTSDIAVISLGGTVVSTSIKVAGDNFDEAIVRYMRKKHNLLIGERTAEEIKIKIGTAYKRPEILTMDVRGRNLITGLPKTITVSSEETEEALREATSNIVEAVHSILEKTPPELSADISDRGIVLTGGGSLLQGLDQLIENKTGINVITADDALTCVAIGTGKYVEYQANQKN, via the coding sequence ATGTTTGGAACAGATATTGGAATTGACTTAGGAACGGCTAACATACTGGTGTATATAAAAGGTAAAGGTGTCATATTAAGAGAGCCTTCAGTTGTTGCTATAGATCGTGATACAAATAAAATTCTTGCAGTAGGTAGTGATGCCAGAAGAATGTTAGGTAGAACACCAGGTAACATCGTTGCCATTCGTCCACTTAGACAAGGTGTGATATCCGATTATACAGTAACTGCAAAAATGATAAAATACTTTGTGTCAAAATCAGTAGGTAAAAGGCTTCGAAAACCTCGTATTACAGTGTGTGTACCAAGTGGTGTAACAGAAGTAGAAAAACGTGCCGTTGAAGATGCTACCTATCAAGCAGGAGCAAGGAAAGTCGAGATTATTGAAGAACCCATTGCAGCAGCTATTGGGGCAGGTATTGATATCAGTAAAGCCTGTGGCAGCATGGTGGTTGATATTGGTGGAGGAACCTCTGATATCGCGGTTATTTCTCTAGGAGGAACCGTTGTTAGCACATCCATCAAAGTAGCTGGTGATAATTTTGATGAAGCCATTGTGCGGTATATGCGTAAAAAACACAATCTATTAATCGGGGAAAGAACAGCCGAAGAGATTAAGATTAAGATAGGAACAGCTTATAAAAGACCAGAGATATTGACCATGGATGTACGTGGAAGAAATCTCATTACCGGTTTACCTAAGACCATTACAGTATCTTCTGAAGAAACTGAAGAAGCTTTAAGAGAAGCAACATCCAATATTGTAGAAGCTGTTCACAGCATTCTAGAAAAAACACCACCAGAGTTATCCGCTGATATTTCAGACAGAGGTATTGTGTTAACAGGTGGCGGCAGTTTATTACAAGGTCTTGATCAGTTAATTGAGAACAAGACAGGTATCAATGTGATTACAGCAGATGATGCCCTTACTTGTGTGGCTATTGGTACAGGTAAGTATGTGGAATATCAAGCCAATCAAAAAAACTAA
- a CDS encoding GyrI-like domain-containing protein: MTMEFIKITEQSFQLVGMNFYGDPFENKSAWEEENGIGELWRRFMKFYLAHEDAIKQQINKHEFIEIHLTNDETKEKGLYEIFVGTQVKEFEAIPEACVAKQLPLRAYAVFSVKGDEIASDWYHYMHHEWQPTSGYNIIESYSMILYDEHFKGMDQLDESIVYAYVPLVRDDACDA, encoded by the coding sequence ATGACAATGGAATTTATTAAGATTACTGAACAATCCTTTCAACTGGTTGGTATGAATTTTTATGGGGACCCTTTTGAGAATAAATCAGCATGGGAAGAAGAGAACGGTATAGGTGAACTCTGGAGAAGATTTATGAAGTTTTACCTAGCTCATGAAGACGCTATAAAACAACAAATAAATAAACATGAATTTATTGAAATACACTTAACAAATGATGAGACGAAAGAAAAAGGTCTCTATGAAATTTTTGTTGGTACACAGGTGAAAGAATTTGAAGCTATACCGGAGGCGTGTGTTGCTAAGCAATTACCGTTAAGGGCATATGCTGTTTTTTCTGTAAAAGGAGATGAAATAGCATCCGACTGGTATCATTACATGCATCATGAGTGGCAACCTACCTCTGGTTATAACATAATCGAATCTTATTCCATGATTTTGTATGATGAACACTTTAAAGGTATGGACCAGTTAGATGAGTCCATTGTGTATGCCTATGTACCTCTCGTTAGGGATGATGCCTGTGATGCATAA
- a CDS encoding Uma2 family endonuclease, translated as MLLNATDVKNSFGKVLKMLDYEDVIVTKKGKAVAKIVKFTESVKDHGYIKEYPAEYTGQDRKVTYEEFLKFTANSENRYELINGEIYMLASPKTTHQQVVGQFYVAFYKYFEGKSCTPFISPYDITLNIKDETNVFQPDLGVICDLEEFNNEHDQYMGVPALVVEVTSKSSRSKDYVKKLNNYMLAGVKEYWIIDPMYQNAKVYGFDDDELIDYREYEKGSTIASSFFEGLKVKWV; from the coding sequence ATGTTACTGAATGCAACAGATGTAAAGAATAGTTTTGGTAAAGTCTTAAAAATGTTAGATTATGAGGATGTTATTGTCACAAAGAAGGGAAAGGCAGTCGCTAAGATAGTGAAGTTCACAGAGTCCGTAAAAGATCATGGTTATATTAAGGAATACCCAGCTGAGTATACAGGGCAAGATAGAAAGGTAACCTATGAGGAATTTCTTAAGTTTACAGCTAATAGTGAGAATAGATATGAGCTCATTAACGGCGAAATATACATGTTGGCGTCTCCTAAAACAACCCATCAACAGGTTGTAGGGCAGTTTTATGTAGCATTTTACAAGTATTTTGAAGGCAAGTCCTGTACACCTTTTATTTCACCCTACGATATTACCTTAAACATTAAGGATGAAACCAATGTGTTCCAACCAGACTTAGGTGTCATCTGTGATTTAGAAGAATTTAATAATGAACATGATCAATACATGGGTGTACCAGCATTGGTTGTTGAAGTCACATCCAAGTCCTCCCGGAGCAAAGATTATGTCAAGAAATTAAATAACTACATGTTAGCAGGGGTTAAAGAATACTGGATTATTGACCCCATGTACCAAAATGCCAAAGTGTATGGCTTTGATGATGATGAGTTGATCGATTATAGAGAGTATGAAAAGGGTAGTACCATCGCATCTTCTTTTTTTGAGGGATTGAAGGTAAAATGGGTATAG
- the spoIIID gene encoding sporulation transcriptional regulator SpoIIID, with product MKQYIEERAIEVANYIISSNATVRQTAKKFGISKSTVHKDVTERLSKINPGLALEARKVLDINKSERHIRGGLATRAKYVSMSHTRPTLY from the coding sequence TTGAAGCAATATATAGAGGAAAGGGCTATTGAGGTTGCAAATTATATTATCTCTTCCAATGCTACTGTAAGACAAACTGCCAAAAAGTTTGGTATTAGTAAATCAACGGTGCACAAAGACGTCACAGAAAGGCTAAGCAAGATTAATCCAGGGTTAGCCTTAGAGGCTAGAAAGGTCCTTGACATTAATAAATCAGAAAGGCATATTCGAGGTGGTTTAGCGACTCGAGCTAAATATGTCAGTATGTCCCATACACGACCAACGCTCTATTAA
- a CDS encoding helix-turn-helix domain-containing protein — MHNRNMDTMYQATEYIEQHLMDHISIDDVASEVGYSLFHFSRLFNQYIGHSPYDYLIRRRLTEAAKVILDTQQSIMAISLDYGFNTAVSFSRAFKKMFGIAPVQLRRNKAPLMHHKEAVTYDYIQHINHTLIKVPVIRQLEAFYVLGRVQWGKEPSCEADHTTYDHKISFFPQVSRKNSPYKMVGHKTDQIASTPGDYILKHIPQGYSAEFTHMGSEDVLSMTYDYIFQTWLPKTTYELADDYVIEQYMLEDNRPCIRVYVPILGLWKKHKL; from the coding sequence ATGCATAATCGTAATATGGATACCATGTATCAAGCAACGGAGTATATAGAGCAACATTTAATGGATCACATAAGCATTGATGATGTGGCTTCGGAAGTGGGGTATTCACTGTTTCATTTTTCAAGGTTGTTTAATCAGTACATTGGCCATAGTCCTTATGATTACTTGATAAGAAGACGATTAACAGAAGCAGCCAAAGTCATCTTGGATACGCAACAATCCATTATGGCTATCAGCCTTGATTATGGGTTTAATACAGCCGTTTCTTTTTCTAGAGCATTCAAAAAAATGTTCGGTATAGCTCCTGTTCAGTTAAGGCGTAATAAAGCACCACTTATGCATCATAAGGAAGCAGTCACTTATGACTATATTCAGCATATTAATCATACTTTGATAAAAGTACCAGTAATAAGACAACTGGAAGCATTCTATGTATTAGGTCGAGTTCAGTGGGGTAAAGAACCTTCTTGTGAGGCAGATCATACAACCTATGACCATAAAATAAGTTTTTTCCCCCAAGTTTCTAGAAAGAATAGTCCTTATAAGATGGTTGGTCATAAAACCGACCAAATAGCAAGTACACCTGGGGATTATATCTTAAAACATATACCACAAGGGTATTCTGCCGAATTCACCCATATGGGTTCAGAAGATGTGCTGTCTATGACCTATGATTATATTTTCCAGACATGGTTACCAAAAACAACCTATGAACTTGCGGATGACTATGTGATTGAACAATACATGCTAGAGGATAACAGGCCATGCATTAGAGTATATGTACCCATTCTAGGGCTTTGGAAAAAACATAAGCTTTAA
- a CDS encoding M23 family metallopeptidase, with amino-acid sequence MKNNEVNGMKMKNIIAYIKRKQFYFALFACCVTIFLIAILVWVQPKDDDSEIANLNSDVIRNADNPEELPSSLVDNDETEYNPPEDEGEPDATPTSTTPITINEEEVDGEVSGEGDAGDDALVANSDATNENYTIEIAPVVKPNITFNPSEKMIWPVSGSVLMPYSMVPIHFKTLDQYKVNPAMYIASDVGGQVVVAAEGIVESITNEPETGITVTIYHGSGYKTIYGQLGEALAVKEGDLVKKGQLLGVVEKPTKYHVLLDSHVYFKVLSNEKSIDPTTLIE; translated from the coding sequence ATGAAAAATAATGAGGTGAATGGTATGAAAATGAAAAATATAATTGCATACATAAAAAGGAAGCAATTCTATTTTGCTTTGTTCGCATGTTGTGTGACGATCTTTTTAATTGCAATTCTAGTATGGGTTCAACCAAAAGATGACGATTCTGAGATTGCTAACCTTAACAGCGATGTGATAAGGAATGCAGATAATCCAGAAGAATTACCTTCCAGTTTAGTGGACAACGATGAGACAGAATACAATCCCCCAGAAGATGAAGGTGAGCCAGATGCAACACCTACCAGTACAACACCTATCACGATTAATGAAGAGGAAGTTGATGGGGAAGTAAGTGGAGAAGGGGATGCAGGCGATGATGCATTAGTAGCCAATAGTGATGCAACCAATGAGAATTATACCATTGAAATTGCACCTGTTGTAAAACCAAATATTACATTCAATCCAAGTGAAAAGATGATTTGGCCTGTTAGCGGTAGTGTCTTAATGCCTTATAGCATGGTACCTATCCATTTTAAAACCCTTGATCAATATAAGGTTAATCCAGCAATGTATATTGCATCAGATGTTGGAGGACAGGTTGTAGTAGCAGCTGAAGGTATCGTAGAGTCCATAACCAATGAGCCTGAGACAGGTATCACCGTGACCATTTATCATGGTAGTGGGTATAAAACCATTTATGGTCAGTTAGGAGAAGCATTAGCTGTTAAAGAAGGCGACCTTGTGAAGAAGGGACAGTTACTTGGTGTTGTTGAAAAACCTACCAAATACCATGTTCTATTAGATTCACATGTCTATTTCAAAGTACTGAGTAATGAAAAATCCATTGATCCAACAACGTTAATAGAATAG
- a CDS encoding SAM-dependent methyltransferase: MHKNTFTLEAIGTVRIEDQHYFIDLNPKYIPALEGVEGFSHMNILWWCHNFDEESSRAIVDMDKPYKAAPDKLGVFATRSPIRPNPIALTACQVINIDHHKGSIQLAYIDADNGTPVLDMKPYQPSVDRIKDVSVPHWCSHWPEYYEDSATFDWGSEFTFND; the protein is encoded by the coding sequence ATGCATAAGAATACCTTTACACTTGAAGCCATTGGTACAGTACGGATTGAGGATCAACACTATTTTATTGATCTTAATCCCAAGTATATCCCTGCACTGGAAGGGGTTGAAGGCTTTAGCCATATGAACATTCTATGGTGGTGTCATAACTTTGACGAAGAATCTTCTAGAGCAATTGTTGATATGGATAAACCTTATAAAGCAGCACCGGATAAGCTTGGTGTATTTGCCACCCGATCACCCATTCGACCCAACCCGATAGCGCTAACAGCTTGCCAAGTCATCAATATTGACCACCATAAAGGTAGTATCCAATTGGCTTATATTGATGCTGATAACGGTACACCGGTTTTAGATATGAAGCCTTACCAACCATCGGTAGACAGAATCAAGGATGTATCAGTCCCTCATTGGTGTTCTCATTGGCCAGAGTACTATGAAGATTCCGCAACATTTGATTGGGGAAGTGAATTTACTTTCAATGATTAA
- a CDS encoding carbohydrate ABC transporter permease — translation MKSKRFKVSNMLIYLMLFILGLLVILPFLWMISVSFERMANVQPPFPPKLIPEKISLFNYKSVFENGYLLKAYFNSFITTISSVGLSIGSAILAGYAFSKGKFRGKRLIFIFVLSTMMIPLQTRLIPMHKMFFNFGLLNTFWPIILPNILYGFGILLSKQFFDQLPNSLREAAKIDGAGEFATFFQIFMPLTGPITATMIILSFMANWNSFLWPLIVLTNQKMRTVPLFLATFSTESGERMAGLTMSLASASIIPILLVFLLLQKYIIESVALSGTKGE, via the coding sequence ATGAAGAGTAAAAGATTTAAAGTAAGTAACATGCTCATCTATCTCATGCTTTTCATACTGGGATTACTCGTTATATTACCATTCCTTTGGATGATTTCTGTCAGCTTTGAAAGAATGGCTAACGTGCAACCACCTTTTCCACCAAAGCTCATTCCAGAAAAAATATCCTTGTTTAATTACAAGAGCGTATTTGAAAATGGTTATTTGCTGAAAGCCTACTTCAATTCCTTTATAACGACCATCTCGTCGGTAGGTCTTAGCATCGGTTCGGCTATTTTAGCTGGTTATGCATTTTCCAAAGGTAAATTCAGAGGGAAGAGATTAATTTTTATTTTTGTGTTATCAACCATGATGATACCCCTTCAAACCCGATTGATCCCCATGCATAAAATGTTCTTTAACTTTGGATTACTCAATACATTTTGGCCCATTATCTTACCTAATATTTTATATGGGTTTGGCATCTTACTCAGTAAGCAGTTTTTTGACCAGCTGCCCAATAGCCTAAGAGAAGCTGCCAAAATTGATGGAGCAGGTGAGTTTGCAACATTTTTCCAAATTTTTATGCCCCTTACGGGACCCATCACAGCAACCATGATTATACTAAGCTTTATGGCGAACTGGAATTCATTTTTATGGCCTTTAATCGTCTTAACCAATCAGAAAATGCGAACGGTACCCCTCTTTTTGGCTACATTTTCAACAGAAAGCGGGGAAAGAATGGCAGGTTTAACTATGAGCTTAGCGAGTGCAAGCATTATCCCCATTTTACTTGTGTTCTTATTACTCCAAAAGTATATCATAGAAAGCGTAGCCCTTAGTGGCACCAAAGGCGAGTAA
- a CDS encoding FAD:protein FMN transferase, with protein MKKIMVVLMVCLMVLNGCTKDNTQDYTKVSNQTYLLGTLVKVTVYGKDVSKEVFNGAFDIIKNIEATVSKNEDNSEVSQINKGQEISLSESTYKIIEKGLYYSQVSKGKFDITIAPLVNLWGIGTKNAKVPSHEEIQEAIKKINYKHITLDQKTNKIQIHQPIELDLGAIAKGYVADEVSAYLMEHNMGHAIINLGGNILTVGEKPDGSSWKIGIQNPFDARGTKLGVVTIGQKSVVTSGIYERYLEEGDKQYHHILDPFTGYPVENELASVSIISNLSIDGDGLSTVVFSMGLEEGFDFIEGLDEVDAIFVTKDKEVYLTSGADEIFMLTHEDFKKKQMKK; from the coding sequence ATGAAAAAAATCATGGTGGTTTTGATGGTTTGCTTGATGGTTTTAAATGGATGTACCAAAGACAATACACAAGACTATACCAAGGTATCCAATCAGACATATTTACTGGGAACGCTGGTGAAAGTAACCGTTTATGGTAAAGATGTGTCTAAGGAGGTCTTTAATGGGGCTTTTGATATCATTAAAAATATAGAGGCTACAGTGAGTAAGAATGAGGATAACAGCGAAGTTAGTCAGATTAATAAGGGTCAGGAAATAAGCTTATCTGAATCCACTTATAAGATTATTGAAAAGGGACTGTATTATTCTCAGGTTTCTAAAGGGAAATTTGATATTACCATTGCCCCATTGGTTAACCTGTGGGGGATTGGCACAAAAAATGCAAAAGTACCAAGCCATGAAGAGATTCAAGAAGCCATTAAGAAAATTAATTATAAACACATTACACTGGATCAAAAGACCAACAAAATTCAGATACATCAACCCATTGAATTGGACCTTGGTGCAATAGCGAAAGGTTATGTAGCTGATGAAGTATCAGCCTATCTCATGGAGCATAATATGGGGCATGCCATCATTAATCTGGGTGGTAATATTTTAACTGTTGGGGAAAAACCCGATGGCAGTTCTTGGAAGATTGGCATTCAGAACCCATTTGATGCAAGAGGAACGAAACTTGGTGTGGTGACCATTGGGCAAAAGTCTGTGGTCACATCGGGTATCTACGAACGTTATCTTGAAGAAGGTGACAAACAATATCACCATATTCTTGATCCCTTTACAGGTTATCCAGTAGAGAATGAGCTGGCAAGTGTGTCCATTATATCCAATTTATCTATTGATGGGGACGGCTTATCCACGGTAGTTTTCTCTATGGGGCTAGAGGAAGGGTTTGATTTTATAGAAGGACTAGATGAGGTGGATGCTATATTTGTTACAAAAGATAAAGAGGTCTATCTTACATCTGGCGCTGATGAGATATTTATGCTTACTCATGAGGACTTTAAAAAGAAGCAGATGAAGAAGTAA
- a CDS encoding flagellar hook-basal body protein yields the protein MVRGLYTASNGMIARQQKLDIVSNNLANVHTAGFKRDGVIVESFDSVLTKKIKDPSMPHDQVIGKMTLGCKVGNIFTDYTQGGATPTGNPYHVAITGDGMIAIGQENAQGELETRYTRDGSFVVSNEGTLMTREGNYVLGTQGKIVLESSTGQNIRIGKDGTIYDNDQIIDQIQVVDFENPESLRKIGDNLYRQTTDSVEQGFSGSLLQGYTESSNVNTVKEMVDMISVMRAFEANQKVVQTQDETLKKAANEIGRL from the coding sequence ATGGTTAGAGGTTTATACACCGCTTCAAATGGTATGATTGCGAGGCAGCAGAAATTGGATATTGTGTCCAATAACCTTGCGAATGTGCACACCGCAGGTTTTAAACGTGATGGTGTGATTGTCGAGTCTTTTGACAGTGTTTTAACAAAAAAAATTAAAGACCCCAGTATGCCTCATGACCAAGTCATTGGAAAAATGACTTTAGGTTGTAAAGTAGGCAATATCTTTACAGACTATACCCAAGGTGGCGCTACACCTACTGGGAATCCTTATCATGTTGCCATAACAGGTGATGGCATGATTGCTATCGGTCAAGAAAATGCCCAAGGTGAATTAGAGACAAGGTATACACGAGACGGTTCATTTGTCGTATCCAATGAGGGTACACTCATGACCCGAGAAGGGAATTATGTCCTTGGTACACAAGGTAAAATTGTTTTGGAAAGCAGTACGGGACAAAATATCCGTATTGGCAAAGATGGGACAATCTACGACAATGACCAAATCATAGACCAGATTCAGGTAGTTGATTTTGAAAATCCAGAGTCTTTAAGAAAGATTGGGGACAACTTGTATCGTCAAACAACAGATTCTGTGGAACAAGGGTTTAGCGGATCACTTCTACAAGGTTATACAGAGAGCTCCAATGTGAACACAGTGAAAGAAATGGTGGATATGATTAGTGTTATGCGCGCTTTTGAAGCCAATCAGAAAGTGGTTCAGACCCAAGATGAAACCCTCAAAAAAGCGGCAAATGAAATTGGTAGATTGTAG
- a CDS encoding extracellular solute-binding protein, with the protein MKKRIVEKKFVLIMSLICVCLTLLAGCGKKEEDTGGEQKQTSNGQTNDDSNKWSGTVKVQLIGNWAMDATTDPITGQKRKGVDVLKDEFEKRYPGATLEFILMGWDSYTQKTQAMLTVGECDVYQAPGIASFAVQGLLEPLQPYIEKDNFDLNTYIKGQVEGWKAMGPDDKDLQIYGLPVLGDTRVIMYDTKIFDDWGVVYLSDNPTLQELEEKAAKMTGKNPKTGDMNYGLSWKGKDSADTMVNIAELKGGSWGEGFKPNELTFNFNSKAFVEASNWLLDMKKYAPEGIVTGQGLEKWGTENNNIAIHLREFPGNVINFDKIEGLEGRYKITKLFINEKEGMGGMFAGSPFVIGENSKNKDLAWEFLKFSSSDFYQQFILEEYQQVPCVNSAFEWESIKSSDNMTVMLDSMQYLWTPRYPYRAGQPRYILTDAVERFMLNDATVEEALADAQKEADDWVKSLN; encoded by the coding sequence ATGAAAAAAAGAATCGTTGAGAAAAAGTTTGTTTTAATCATGTCACTTATATGTGTTTGCTTAACTCTCCTAGCAGGTTGTGGAAAAAAAGAAGAAGATACTGGAGGAGAACAAAAGCAGACCAGTAATGGCCAGACAAACGATGATAGCAATAAGTGGTCAGGCACCGTTAAGGTTCAGTTAATTGGAAATTGGGCAATGGACGCAACTACAGATCCAATAACAGGACAAAAACGTAAGGGTGTAGATGTTCTAAAGGATGAGTTTGAAAAAAGATACCCTGGGGCAACCCTGGAATTTATTCTTATGGGATGGGACAGTTACACACAGAAGACTCAAGCTATGCTGACTGTTGGCGAATGTGATGTTTATCAAGCACCAGGTATTGCATCATTTGCCGTACAAGGCTTGTTAGAGCCCTTGCAACCCTATATTGAAAAAGACAACTTTGACTTAAACACGTACATCAAAGGCCAAGTAGAAGGATGGAAAGCCATGGGACCAGATGATAAGGACTTGCAAATCTACGGCCTGCCTGTACTGGGTGATACAAGGGTCATCATGTATGATACCAAAATATTCGATGATTGGGGTGTGGTGTACTTATCCGACAACCCAACACTTCAAGAGCTAGAAGAAAAAGCAGCTAAAATGACAGGCAAAAATCCCAAGACAGGAGATATGAATTATGGATTGTCTTGGAAAGGTAAAGACTCTGCGGATACCATGGTAAATATCGCTGAATTAAAAGGCGGTTCATGGGGAGAAGGCTTTAAACCAAATGAACTAACCTTTAATTTCAATTCAAAAGCCTTTGTTGAAGCTTCAAACTGGTTATTGGATATGAAAAAATATGCCCCAGAAGGTATTGTAACGGGTCAAGGTCTTGAAAAATGGGGAACAGAAAATAACAATATTGCCATACATCTTAGAGAATTTCCTGGTAATGTGATAAACTTTGATAAAATAGAAGGCTTAGAAGGCCGCTATAAAATAACGAAATTATTCATTAATGAAAAAGAGGGCATGGGTGGTATGTTTGCTGGAAGTCCCTTTGTTATTGGAGAAAACAGTAAAAACAAAGATTTAGCATGGGAATTCTTAAAATTCTCAAGCAGCGACTTCTATCAACAATTTATCCTAGAGGAATATCAACAAGTACCTTGTGTGAACTCCGCATTCGAATGGGAAAGTATCAAGTCATCTGACAACATGACGGTCATGTTGGATTCCATGCAATACCTATGGACACCAAGATATCCCTATCGTGCAGGGCAGCCACGTTATATTCTTACGGATGCTGTAGAAAGATTCATGTTAAATGATGCCACAGTGGAAGAAGCATTAGCTGATGCTCAAAAAGAAGCTGATGATTGGGTAAAATCTTTAAATTAA
- a CDS encoding carbohydrate ABC transporter permease has product MKKKSTFIWYLFLTPTLIGIAVFMIYPIFEAFRISFFMSNGTVEKWVGLKNYSQVLQSKTFWKAVYNTFFIGFFQLAISIPLGFTLASLINGLKWGKDFFKSLFFIPYITSIVAAAMVFMYVLHPEMGILNFILAKVGLPTSTWLAQPQTARWGAVVLAVWHELGFVVVISLANLQTIPRQLYEAAEIDGANRFQKWLYITIPKMKSTFAFFIVMGWIASLQRFSETYILGGLQGSPMRSLYTIVGFIYERGFGGNEYGIASAAAYILFMMILVFTLFNIKLSKLKV; this is encoded by the coding sequence GTGAAAAAAAAGTCGACATTTATATGGTATCTATTTTTAACGCCCACACTCATTGGTATAGCCGTTTTTATGATCTATCCTATTTTTGAAGCCTTCCGTATCAGTTTTTTTATGTCAAATGGGACAGTTGAAAAATGGGTGGGATTAAAAAACTATAGTCAAGTTCTACAATCAAAAACATTTTGGAAAGCAGTATACAATACCTTTTTTATCGGTTTTTTTCAACTGGCAATATCCATCCCCTTGGGTTTTACACTAGCTAGTCTGATTAATGGCTTAAAATGGGGAAAAGACTTTTTTAAATCTTTATTTTTTATTCCTTATATCACGTCTATTGTTGCAGCAGCTATGGTATTTATGTATGTACTTCATCCAGAGATGGGTATATTAAACTTTATATTGGCGAAGGTTGGATTACCTACATCAACTTGGTTGGCACAACCACAAACAGCTCGGTGGGGAGCTGTGGTACTTGCAGTATGGCATGAACTAGGATTTGTTGTGGTCATCAGTCTGGCTAATTTACAGACCATTCCCCGTCAACTCTATGAAGCCGCCGAAATAGATGGCGCTAATCGTTTTCAGAAGTGGTTATACATCACCATACCTAAAATGAAATCAACATTTGCCTTTTTTATTGTCATGGGGTGGATTGCAAGTTTACAAAGATTTTCAGAGACTTACATTTTAGGAGGGCTTCAAGGCAGTCCTATGCGTTCTCTCTATACAATTGTCGGTTTTATTTATGAAAGAGGCTTTGGAGGCAACGAATACGGTATTGCATCTGCTGCAGCCTATATTCTGTTCATGATGATTTTAGTGTTCACATTATTTAACATTAAACTATCCAAACTAAAGGTATAA
- the spoIID gene encoding stage II sporulation protein D yields the protein MREKVMTILLVILIICFIPIFVTTMLRGIPKEKQDSEVVDTTVRVMVNGEEKVMALDDYLIGVVAAEMPYNFYEEALKAQAVAARTYTLKKLGDYDNLIFSNDLQAYLTEEDMENRWGTGSFAKYYSKIKKAVEDTADEVVVYQGDLIEAVFHSTSSGKTQSAKEVWGQDIPYLVSVDSAEDVNSPEYLHNSTYTLQDFTSKIKAYETDFQFYSADVASEIQIINRTPEGYVAKIQIGNKILDGEVVRKYLDLASSNFTINVTDDQIEVLCKGYGHGVGMSQYGADSLAQKGYSYKEILEYYYTGAVVSELP from the coding sequence ATGCGGGAAAAAGTCATGACCATATTACTTGTAATATTAATCATATGTTTTATACCTATATTTGTAACAACCATGCTGCGAGGGATTCCCAAAGAAAAACAAGACAGTGAAGTGGTGGATACAACGGTTAGAGTCATGGTCAATGGTGAAGAAAAAGTCATGGCATTAGATGATTACCTTATTGGTGTAGTGGCGGCAGAGATGCCCTATAATTTTTATGAAGAAGCCCTTAAAGCTCAGGCTGTGGCGGCAAGAACATATACCCTCAAAAAACTAGGAGATTATGATAACCTTATTTTTTCCAACGATCTTCAAGCTTACTTGACGGAAGAAGACATGGAAAACAGATGGGGAACAGGTAGTTTTGCAAAATATTATAGTAAGATAAAAAAAGCCGTTGAAGATACCGCTGACGAAGTAGTCGTTTATCAGGGCGACCTTATTGAAGCTGTATTTCATTCTACCAGTAGTGGTAAAACACAATCGGCGAAAGAGGTATGGGGTCAAGATATACCTTATCTTGTAAGTGTAGATAGTGCAGAAGATGTCAATTCACCAGAATATCTCCATAACAGCACCTATACCCTTCAAGATTTTACAAGTAAAATTAAAGCTTATGAAACGGATTTTCAGTTCTACTCTGCTGATGTTGCCAGTGAGATTCAGATTATTAACCGGACCCCCGAAGGTTATGTAGCCAAGATTCAAATTGGTAATAAAATATTAGATGGGGAAGTTGTTAGAAAGTATCTGGATCTTGCATCCAGTAATTTTACCATAAATGTAACAGATGATCAGATTGAGGTCCTCTGCAAGGGGTATGGTCATGGTGTAGGTATGAGCCAATATGGAGCAGACAGCCTTGCACAGAAAGGGTATTCCTATAAAGAAATCTTAGAGTATTATTATACCGGTGCAGTGGTATCCGAATTACCTTAG